A stretch of Nitrospira sp. DNA encodes these proteins:
- a CDS encoding DnaJ domain-containing protein: MTYYQVLELSPLATATDIKKAWIEQLQVWHPDRFTHAPALHSKAEARTQLINQAYQTLSDPVLRQRYDAQTQPASTRTTPAAAPQPSRPASPVRPQPAAPRHARQEPRGPQLPVTLFRDEQPKTPVPAIHILVDSRQHQPYEFRGLIRIAGTMQQPLAAGDYAIAEAPELFCVVRKRVEEFNTIFSNPADNRLPFLRELEPLLAIPHRFLVIEGAIQARIASGRLGQYHKNGLMDFLDAITARYGMQIIYTDSREEAEERIANLAALHYAYYFAQRQGLGRYLKKNDL, encoded by the coding sequence GTGACCTACTATCAGGTGCTTGAATTAAGCCCGTTGGCCACCGCCACCGATATTAAAAAGGCCTGGATTGAACAACTCCAAGTCTGGCATCCGGACCGGTTCACCCACGCCCCCGCGCTGCACAGCAAAGCGGAAGCTCGTACGCAGCTCATCAACCAGGCCTATCAGACTCTGAGCGATCCGGTCTTGCGTCAGCGCTATGACGCCCAGACGCAACCGGCCTCGACGCGCACAACGCCCGCCGCCGCGCCCCAACCGTCACGCCCGGCTTCGCCCGTGCGGCCTCAGCCGGCGGCCCCGCGTCACGCCAGGCAGGAGCCGCGCGGCCCGCAATTGCCCGTCACGCTCTTTCGAGATGAACAGCCCAAGACTCCGGTGCCGGCCATTCATATCCTCGTCGATAGCCGCCAGCACCAGCCCTATGAGTTTCGCGGTCTGATTCGTATCGCCGGCACCATGCAGCAACCGCTGGCCGCCGGAGACTATGCGATTGCCGAAGCGCCGGAACTCTTCTGCGTCGTCCGGAAACGCGTCGAAGAGTTCAATACGATTTTTTCCAATCCCGCCGATAACCGGCTGCCCTTTCTGCGCGAACTCGAACCGCTGCTCGCCATCCCCCACCGATTTCTCGTCATCGAAGGCGCCATTCAGGCGCGGATCGCCAGCGGCCGGCTCGGCCAGTATCACAAGAACGGCTTGATGGATTTTCTGGATGCCATCACGGCGCGGTATGGGATGCAGATCATCTATACCGACAGCCGCGAAGAAGCGGAGGAGCGGATCGCCAATCTCGCCGCCCTCCACTATGCGTACTACTTCGCTCAGCGGCAGGGACTTGGCCGGTATCTCAAAAAGAACGACCTCTAG